A part of Ictalurus furcatus strain D&B chromosome 8, Billie_1.0, whole genome shotgun sequence genomic DNA contains:
- the flrt1b gene encoding leucine-rich repeat transmembrane protein FLRT1, with protein sequence MATESVIELRDWLFLLLLCLTLLVEVLEFAAATAAITEAALGEAELQGDVPCPSACRCDDGFIYCNDRGLSIIPPLPLTAAVLYLQNNRIDNAGLPTSLERRMTVQVVYLYDNELDDFPTHLPPSLRELHLQDNNIRTLPRAALARLPLLEKLHMDDNSISTVSIEDKAFANNPRLRLLFLSRNHLSSIPSGLPSSLEELRLDDNRISTIPTHAFRGLTSLRRLFLDGNLLANQRIADDTFSRLSNLTELSLVRNSLQSPPLNLPSMHLLRLYLQENAMTHMPRGSLDGMHRLQKLDLSGNNLTTLPRGLFRDLDSISQLLLRGNPWYCGCNLRWLHDWLHVRGSSVTVRGLTCHGPEKVRGKSLRDLTSQMEQCEAAVDGPGGVGGVGGVAGAGGADGPKRDKGDSPTETPTTTTLTLPQGSLFTLKSRRPIHRYPDLRQDNSAEGESEDVGKTLLISVKPLTPETAHITWQAAQPASAFRLSWLRLSSNPAMGSITETLVPGDRREYLLTQLQPRSSYIICVVPLVVSKGRRTPFTGTGGLNLNTDSEHEHPACARTETADLQIQPSADQGQGDQGTDELTVLPLAGIIGGVTACVSLFLIFGIFCWYGHRAGYLTADDHTVYARDVGSRSAVKHYDDYVESGTIKDTSILEIGTPGFQMTPLAAQQPLQPKAKVEDMTYIHTIFPSNNTTLYRSTLNHTANPSYGTNRGYREGGIPDIDYAYT encoded by the coding sequence ATGGCAACTGAAAGCGTGATTGAGCTCAGGGACTGGCTGTTCCTGCTTCTCCTTTGCCTGACTTTATTGGTGGAAGTGCTGGAATTTGCAGCAGCAACAGCTGCCATCACCGAGGCAGCACTTGGGGAGGCAGAGCTTCAGGGTGATGTTCCGTGTCCATCAGCATGTAGATGTGATGATGGCTTTATTTACTGCAATGACCGTGGACTGAGCATCATACCACCTTTACCGTTAACAGCAGCTGTGCtctatttacaaaataatcGTATTGATAATGCTGGCCTACCAACCTCCTTAGAACGGCGAATGACTGTTCAAGTAGTTTATCTCTATGACAATGAACTTGATGACTTTCCAACACATCTGCCTCCATCACTACGTGAACTCCACCTTCAGGACAACAACATACGAACTCTGCCTCGTGCAGCTCTTGCACGTTTACCCTTGCTGGAGAAGCTCCACATGGATGATAATTCAATTTCTACCGTAAGCATTGAAGACAAAGCCTTTGCAAATAATCCCAGACTACGACTTCTTTTCTTGTCACGCAACCACCTTTCAAGTATACCATCAGGGTTGCCATCATCACTAGAGGAGCTCAGATTAGATGACAATCGAATTTCTACAATTCCAACACATGCATTCAGGGGACTTACCTCACTAAGACGTCTTTTTCTCGACGGGAACTTGTTGGCAAATCAACGTATAGCAGATGACACATTTTCACGACTGTCTAATTTAACAGAGCTCTCTCTGGTACGCAACTCTCTTCAGTCACCACCTTTAAACCTTCCTAGCATGCACCTTCTTCGACTATACCTACAGGAAAATGCTATGACTCACATGCCAAGAGGTTCACTGGATGGTATGCACAGGCTGCAGAAGCTTGATTTGTCAGGCAACAACCTTACAACCCTTCCTAGGGGTTTGTTCAGGGACTTGGACAGCATCTCACAGCTACTTCTGCGTGGGAATCCCTGGTATTGTGGCTGCAACCTACGCTGGCTCCACGATTGGTTGCATGTCCGAGGTTCGTCAGTAACAGTAAGGGGTCTAACATGCCATGGACCAGAAAAAGTCAGGGGCAAATCACTTAGGGACCTCACAAGTCAAATGGAGCAATGTGAGGCAGCTGTAGATGGACCTGGAGGAGTTGGAGGAGTTGGAGGAGTTGCAGGAGCAGGGGGAGCTGATGGACCTAAAAGAGATAAAGGGGATTCTCCAACTGAAACCCCAACCACAACAACCCTCACACTTCCCCAGGGTTCTCTCTTCACACTCAAGTCCAGGCGACCCATACACAGATACCCTGACTTGAGACAGGACAATTCTGCAGAGGGGGAAAGTGAGGATGTTGGCAAAACTTTGTTGATCAGTGTAAAGCCTTTAACTCCAGAGACAGCCCATATTACGTGGCAGGCTGCTCAACCAGCCTCAGCATTCAGGCTATCCTGGTTAAGACTAAGCAGTAACCCAGCCATGGGATCTATTACAGAGACACTCGTCCCTGGAGACCGCCGAGAGTATTTACTCACTCAGTTACAACCACGGTCAAGTTATATTATCTGTGTGGTGCCTCTTGTTGTCAGTAAAGGAAGAAGGACACCATTTACAGGAACAGGGGGGTTGAATTTGAACACTGACTCAGAGCATGAACACCCTGCTTGTGCCAGAACAGAGACAGCAGATCTTCAGATTCAGCCTAGTGCTGACCAAGGTCAGGGTGATCAAGGTACAGATGAATTAACTGTCTTACCCCTTGCAGGGATTATAGGAGGGGTGACTGCATGTGTTTCCCTGTTCTTAATTTTTGGGATTTTCTGCTGGTATGGACATCGGGCAGGATATCTTACAGCTGATGATCATACTGTCTATGCGCGTGATGTTGGGTCCCGTAGTGCTGTCAAGCATTATGATGACTATGTAGAATCTGGTACCATTAAGGACACGTCGATCTTAGAGATCGGAACACCTGGTTTCCAGATGACGCCATTGGCGGCCCAACAGCCCCTGCAGCCAAAGGCAAAAGTTGAGGACATGacatacattcatacaattTTCCCCTCAAATAATACAACCCTTTACAGGAGCACCCTAAACCACACAGCAAATCCAAGCTATGGAACCAACCGTGGATACAGAGAAGGTGGAATACCAGATATAGATTATGCTTATACGTGA